The Gossypium hirsutum isolate 1008001.06 chromosome A03, Gossypium_hirsutum_v2.1, whole genome shotgun sequence genome contains the following window.
AATTTACCTTTCAAGTGTGCTCTACCATGCACATGATAAACTAAACACAAGGAGATATTGAAAGTAGCCATCAAGTTCCTAGTACGAAATCCACCCAAATGGATGATCCTAGCAAGCTTTCTGAACTCCATTAGGGATTATGAAAAGAGACAAGTCAGAAGAAAGATACAAGAACTAAATCATCTCAAAGCAGCAAAAATTGACAGATTTACAATAACAGTAGAAGAGGAGGTGAGAGTTTCATTAAACATGATAAACATAAAGGTATCGCGTATGACTTGAACTGCTTGTAGCTCAAAAGGTTATGATTACAGTATGATTGCAACTTACATGTTTATGAGGGAGGTTCCTCACCGGATTCTGACATATCTGGCTCTGGGAAACTGTTAGATACAGGGAGTTTCTTGCACATCAAGTGCTTACGTCTCTGTAATGTCAACAAGATAAAGATACTATCTGTCTGAATAACATTGTATCCTGCTTTTATGTACATGTTGAATGGAGCCTCATCAATCATTCTGCAATGCAAATAAACTTCTTTTGAAGAAGTCATTTGGGATATTAGCTCCTCGCTTGCTTTGAGAAGATGCCAACCAATGCCCCTCCTAAATGATTCAAATGCAAACaccaacaatttaattaaataaaaaaaaagacttttttttttaaaaactgaaCAAGCTGTGCAGagaaaatatctttataattacAATTCATAAGAGCCATTAAAGCACAAAGGATTGGAGCAACAATTCAGTATAGCAAATATCATGCACAGAATTAGTCAGCCTCTTGATTCCATTCTCAAactagaaaattttgaatttgcaGATTAATAAGGATTCATGGAACTAAGAAAAATCAAGCATTGAGACTTTTAGAACTATaacaataaaatcattaaaaaaagggttaaatttaaaGAATCTAGTAGCTTGTCTATGAAATTTAAATTCCATCTATGTAAAATTCCATCACAAATTAAATGGAAGAGATCTGAATTACCATTACAACATTATTCAATCAATATCATTCCCAGATTTAGCAAATCGTAAAATTTTTATTCTATGCCTCAAATTCTTTTCCATTTTTAGAGCCAAAGAACAGGCCATTGTACAAAGATGTGAAAAAACTGACAAAGGAAAAACTCAACCTGCAATGAGAGCTTATTGACTACAAGAGTAACTTTTTACATAATGGCTTGAACATTACAAATACCACGTTGTCTTTCAATTGGTGGTTAACCTaccaataatattattttctttatatatgtatttaaaaaattatttagaaattcactaaaaattaaaataaaaataaaaaatggagaaATCTAGTTAAactaattcaatcaatttttagtTGGTTCAAATGTTTTGTATTGGTTTACAAGTTAATGGTTCAACTCCTATCTCCGGATTGATTCCCAATCTAACCGACCATTCTTGTTCAATCCTGAAAACATTGGTTTTGATCGATAAAAGAACTTTTCCAATCTAATTAGGTCAAGCAAGTAGGCGATGAAgttcaaaaatagaattaatcACATGCATCTCAATCTCAAAAGGACCAATTTAGAGTATTGTTGGCATTGCCAAACAttataaaggaagaagaaagaaagaataagaaaaagtagaaaaaaataaagagaaaaataatgtaaaataaaataaaataaaataattaaaatttatttttaaaattttatatgaccTCACCGTCTATTTATTGGCTGAACTTTTTAACGGATATAATAAATTGGTGTAAAATAAGTAATgcaaaaataatttaagtatcacttgtgacaaaaaaaaaacagtttacTAAATTGTGGGTTGAGTTTTTTTAATAGACTTAATGGTTTAACTAACGGGGTATCAgcttaaaaaaaatagtttatgtATCACTTgggacaaaaaaagaaaaagagttgagGTGCCAAAGAAAATGACATAGTTTAGATATAATTTTATAGgctaacctttttttttcttagaCCTCATCATCCATCAATATCAAgatttccttaaaaaaaatagagagaattagCCTTGAAATGTAGTGAAGTCTCTAGAATCCCATTTGtctattaaaattttttccatTATAGAGAGGTAGTTGTTATAGACCTACCGAAGAGGTCAtattatgaattttcatcaaataaataaaGTGTGAATTGtgttcaaaaagaaagaaagcgaGAATCAAATCAACAACATTAAAATATGCATAACAGGTGTATGCATTATTGCTTTTATGtgccttttattttatattctttcacattattaattcataaatttaataaattcaattaattaacatgagttattaaattcaattaatcaatttgtatgtttataatatttcaaattcatagtagaatatttaattaggaaacttaataatttattgaatCGGTTTCTTTAACTCCActtataaaatatgattaatagcaTTTTTAATTAacaagggttaaatttattaaattatttagaattaggatcaaatcgATAGGATGTGTAAGTATTGatgattaaatgtgttattatactgGTTAGAAAAAAGGCTTTCTGTTATCAATTTAACGATGAGTGACCAAAACATGAACGAATTCAAACGTTAGTGTcgaaattgaaaaattttaaagttggtGATCAAAACAGGAACGCGGGCATAGTTTGGGTGACCATTTATATAGTTTTTCCTAGATCTTTTGatgtgaaatttaaacattttattgaaataatattttaattaaaatcatttttattaataaattataattaatagattTGCTTATATgaaatatctataattttatttaaaattttagataataAGCTATTATAGAGAACTAACTTAATAAAAATGTACTCTACAACTATGGATGTTGTtgtaataaatgaaaatttgttaCAGAAGGGTGAAATAAAGTATTTAAATTGATTCTACTAAAAACTTGATTATTATAACGAAATGTTGTAATAGAGAATAATTGTTATAGAGAGGGTTGAttgtgtaaaaaataaaatagaatcaaataatcttaaaaaatttaagaaatgaaGATACTGTTTACCATTAAacctgatcatgggtcgggccacccATTTAGGCCTGAAGGCTCGTTcaaaaagtgagagggtttgggcaaaatgTAAGTATGAAAAATGAgtttagacaaaaaataaaatcTGTTTTCTAAACGGGCTGAGCTTTGGGTAAGATTTTTTTTGAGCTGGGTAAGAAcctgattaatttttttttctcctgTTGTTTTGCTGTTATTTTgttattacatttttaatatattttcaattttttagaaaatatttattttaatattttgatgtatatgatatattatattttttaaaatttatttttatataaaaaaatttaatacatgccAAGTCAAGCTCGAAATTAATATTTCTTATCTGAattgaaattgaaacaaaattttaacttatCTTTTAAGCCGAATTTAAAAAACAACCATACATTTTAACTTCGATCTTACCCGAACCAGCCCGGCCATGATAAGGTATATATAGTACACATTGGAGGAATAATACAACACGTGCCTTGAGACAAACATGGTTAGATTTGGTTTGCCCTCAACCGATCAAACTGGCTCTCTATTTGTGTTCTTCCGTCACTTCGTCAGTTCACAAAATCGTAAATAAAGACAATTCCCACCAACGAAAAGAGGAAGACATTCTGTTAGCAGATTTTACCTTGATAAATTATTCGATGGTGTTTCCCAAATTTATCTCATCATCAACTGATTTTGATCTCAAATAAGTTAAAACAATTTCTATGGCAATAGCAGCACCACCACCACTTAATCTGTCTCCTTACTTAGATCCTCAACAACAGCCACGCTTACAAACCGAATTTAATCCCATAAAAAGGGTACCCTTTCTTTCATCTAGAAACCCTCTCCTTTGTGTCTGCAAACTCCATCGTTACAATTTCAAGTGTTGTctcccttcttcttcctccaCCAACTCCGTCACTCCAGCTCAATACTACTCCTTTCTCGATGAATCATTTTGGGGAAGCCGTGTTTTAACCAATGAAGAGCTTGAAAAGTTCAAAGCTTTGGAGTCTTTCGTTTATCTTCAAGAGTTGGAATCTGGGTCGTTGTGGGTTCGGGTCATGAGGATTGAGGAGATGGATATGACTGTCGGGTTGTTGGCTTTGTCATTCGCTGAATCAATGTTCATGTCCTTGCAATACGAGGCTTTGTTGAGGTTCTTCGTGAAACAGTATTTGATTGAGAGGAGAGCTTCGATGCCACACGCTGTCACTCTTGTTGGGTTCTATAGAGAGGAAGGTGGGAAGAGAGCTGAGGAACTGGCTGGAACAGTGGAGGTTTGCTTTGACAAAAGGGGTGCTAACGCTTCTCCTCCTACACCTACACCTCCCAGGAATTCTCCATATATTTGTAACATGACCGTCACAAAGGAGCTTAGAAGGTAAagggttttatttgtttttccttctacttttgttttagttttctgTATTCTTTATTTGGTGGATATTAGTGGAACGGAATTATGACATGATGTTTTGTAATGTTAAAACCATATTATGCCTAAATGTCTTAGTTATtgtgttcaatttagtccaagtTAAGTTGTTCATTTGGATAATGGTGGCTGCACAATAGTaggttttctttttaaatatactTAACGAGTTGACTAACAACTGAACTAAAAGAGGTATCAATTTGGGAAAAAATAGTTTAGATATCAATTGTGGCAAaaaaaaaggtaccaaaatgaaaaaaatggcatagtttaagtaccaatttatgggttaatcattttttaaaaataaacttaacagcTTGAGTAATGAAAATTTTTGATGTTTAGGGACtcattaaatacaaaaaaataaaatgagtatAGTAACTTAATCAAATAGGTAATTTACATTAGTAGTCGTCcaactatgattttttttatcactcaactatgaaaagttataaaatggtcacccaactattagtagTATTATtttttggtcacctaactataactacttacaaaatggtcactcaattattcaattttgtcttttttggtcacccaactatcttGGAATTTGggtgtttctatttttattttagccAACTggtagcaaaaaagaaaaaagaaaaaagaagaagaagataaaattgtagTTGGatgatcatttttaatttttcatacttGGATGACAAAAAAACATAATTGagtgactactaatgtaatttaccttgatcaatttataaaaattcataaacaAATTCATTTATAAGAATAAATGAATTGAACCCATTTTATTTGAGATCGGCTTGTTTCTTAAAAGTGAACTTTAACTTCATATAAACCAATATATAGAATAAATAGAATTGCTAATAGCTAAATGTTTTATTGACTTTTAAAAGAAATGTTGGTGGGCCAGGTTGGGTCAATGTTCAAGTCAGGCTTGGACTTTGAATGTTTGAGCCTGATATCAACCTATATTTTGAATGAGCCTTTTATTTTGCCCAAGCCCTTTTTTAGGTCTAATATGTTTACCTAAACTCTCTCAAATTTTAAGTAGGCCCTCAAGTTTGGATAGGTAGCTTGACTATTAAACAAGTCTACCTCTAAGACTATTTCATTGCATGTGAAGAAGGCAAAGAAAGCAAAGCcaaaagagagagaaaatcaTGAAGTTAAGGTTaagcaaaaaaataaatcaagattCAATTTGAACTATGGTATTTGGATGATTTTTGGAATACAAGTTATCAAGGTTATCTAAATCAaacttaattctatttttatttaattttacttttattgttgtaaaataaatattttatatttaaaattgtaaCTCCTCATACCTGACTTGTTTGTTGGGTCTGAGCTACAGAATATCACATTCATTGACTGTGCAACTACGATCATAATTTCTATTGATTCAACACTTTATATTCACTAATATATTCATTAACATGTTCATTACATCTTTATATTATAATATGGGTTTAtctgagcttacgaaagctcttatgATAACCCGAGGCTATTGGAGGACTAAACTACAAAGTTTCAAAATATTTCGGGTTGGAGTCACGACTTCAGGGGTGCAATGTCGCGACTTTCAAAACAATAGGTTGGCATCGCAACTTCAAACAAGAGGAGTCGTGATGTTGGGAGCTGGTGTCGCGACTCTGATGGCAGACTCCTACAGAGCTTACTTCTTTTGGATTCAACCTGCCAAATTATAGACACCAATGGTCCAAGGACCCAATATGCAATTCTATTCAACTTAAAGGTATTCATTTTcactttaaaacacattaaaGACTTCAAAACACTTTTTAAACATGACTAAAACAATTCACAAATCAATTCCATTTAACATTCTCTAACCAAAATATCTACTTGACCAATTAAaactttaaacaaataaaattctAGTTACATGCCATCTATTGAAATGTAAAGACAGTACAAACATTTTTTAGTCAAGATTCAATGATCTAGATGCTGCACCACCTTTCAAAACTTCGAGATCTCCTGATACTTACATACAAAATAATAAACCGTACATTAAGTAATAAATCTCtatggtactttcatgattcaagttaTATAAATACCATGGTAACAAGATACATATATGTTATTGCAAGATCACGTTCCAACCATATCATATTGTCttgaaataattcaatttatttgcaAGTATACACAATTGTTGACAAGCAATAAAGTCATGAGTAAGAGTTATCATGTTCACAGGAACTATTTATACGAATCAAGTGTtgcaaaattaattattaagaaaattGGTCGgtgatgaaaataaattaaagtgatgggttttaattatattaaactaACATAAGTatgcttaaattaaattaaataaataaagaaataagtatGCAAGTTTTTAAGAGAAATCACAATagcatgcatgtgttagaataattTTTCTtcctaactcataaatatttaaataatgcaAATGATGTATAGGAAATCCCATGGCAACTCAGCTATTTATTAACCATATTTTAATTACGAGTACTTTGGCTTCTTTTGAAGTCCTAAGTTTAACCTCTTATTTGCATATTTCTATGTCTATTCCGACTTTAAGATTACCTTTTCATGCATCATCTAAGAattcatacttattaaattattaagtctAGCATATATCTATGGCAACAACTTAGTATTTTTAATAAGCATAAAAAATTTTGTGAGGTAACTGTGATATTTCTATactgaaatagtttaatcacataaatcccAGGGTTATGTAAGGTAATAATGCTTTTTTCGAATTATTACAAATTTTAACCTAATTTTCTCAAATATAGATTAAACATGCCCCATTCagatattgtgtcaattaattacaattcggttctaatttaataattaatttaattgcatCCTTACATTTATAATGCACGGATAACAAATGCATGATTTTATCTAATTGAATAAGAACCAAGGCACATAACATCATTAACAGAATTAATTAATCTAATCTACGAAATTTAAATCATTCTAACACTAAAATAATTAAGAAACCatgattatattaaaaacataaaactcAGTTGCAATCATGTTTCTTGAATTGTACAAAATCTAAAAAAAGGCaaagggaaagagaaaagaaatacaaGTCATTTCCGGTGGTTCTCAAGGCACAACTCATTGTGATCCCCCTTTGTTCTTCACTTCTTGTTATGGAAACCAAGCAAAATTGCTTCTAAAATGGCCAAATTGGGCTTCTCTCAATGCCTTGCAAAACTCTCTTGAAGAATGGAAAAATggagaaaaagggaaaagagagaaTGAATGAGGGAATGGCAAAGGGTACTTATACTAGGAGTGAATAACttgagtttgctaaaaatagcatgtCAACCCCCATTTTTTCTCTCATGCATGGTCAACCACCTTGAGAAAAGGAAGGGAGGTGGATGGCTTTGCTAAAAATAGTTAGTCCAAGTTTGATTCAAGAGAGGGAGGTGAACGGTCACTTGAGGAAATTGTTGGggttgttttgtgattttttttaacaagGCTAGGtagcctaatttaattaatttatggatGGTTGGGCTATACATTGTCGAATCTAGGCTCTTTCCTCTTTAATGGATGGTTTAGCTTCAAATTAAGTAGCAGGCTTGTCCACTTCAGTGATCCAATTTTGAGTTAGGTCAAGTTTGTCCCATGattcacaaatttaattaattggatGTCTAAAGCTGATTAATTATCAGCCCTCCATTGCATGGTGAGTATTACAGGATGCTACAGTATTTGACCGTCAAAAGGTGAGTTTCAAGACTATCTTTTCTCCTTCGGCACCAAATTGCTTCAAATTTGgcaaaaatatgtaaatttagcatataaaaattaaaaaaggagatttgttttaaattttttctagtttagttattttgtaataaaatttaaaaattttctatagaaacaCTCAGAATTTACATGAATTACTACTTAGAAGGTGctaaaaaaatctatataatttagagttatcACATATCAAGTGTTTCATTTTCATACAATGCCATTAATTTCAATCTAATTTATACATATCATGTTATCAATCTATTACTAATCATGCATGTATTTCCATCTCAACTGTCACcaattaattaaatcaatataACATATCAAACCTTACTTTCTATTAGCATTAatacatttaatttcatttcaattcaagCTATTTAACTTATCATTAGTCCATTTTCGTGTCGAATTTATTAATTTGCTATATTTTCATATCAATCCTTTGGGCTCGTATAAACCATTTTGCatggtctttcacatgctatcTTGAAACAAATTTCACATATATGTACTTGTAATACCATTCTATATTATCGAATCATTGGAAACATCATTTAACTAATACACATGTCatatttcaatttcaaaattaaatgtaACGTTTTGCCCAATGCAGTCTTAGTAAAATGGGTTAAGATATGCAGgtgaactacaccacaccaatATAGCTCATCTAAGCATAACTACACCACACtaaggcaccaaagtgcaaagcccgtagGCATCAAATGTATGTATTCaaatacatccctccaccacaccaagGTCTCCGTAGAGACAATGAATGCTCGATgatccacaacaaatgttggatctcaaAATAACATATCATAATCTCCACATCATGAATTGTCCCATACACATGCGTGCATATGACCCTATTGGCATGTCGATTGTATCCTAGCCTTTTACTAAGTTCAAATGAGCATCAACCATTCATATATCATAATCTCATTTCATTTTttcatcaattcatatacatgtatataaatattcaatatcatataattcatataacatatcatatataaataatatcataatattttatattatattcaatttagtctaaattcTTGATATTCAATATCATTTAATATTGTTAACACAAGTCAATTCATATAACTTAGTATTATCAAATTCACATCACCACATATTTCACACCATCATTCCATACCATTTCTATCatcaattcataatataatacgtttatcaatttatatatttacttatttctattttattcaattaaatccgaTTTCTCAATATTCAATTTCACTAATCACGAATCATGTAACAACACGTCTTTCAATGGTACTGAAAATGACAATTTTGAAACCCTATTTTTTGATGACCGAGTCAgtaaatgttatttattaatatttacgagtttgttatagtgttatattaaattttggttagtaattttattaaatgGTTAGTAATTAAGGTATAAAgtctaaattgtaaaagctaattgttatagattttttttatttgcctTAATTTGGTAtaacagattaaactagttttcacacttaaggagcttgagtataagcattttcattatgttttcgttaagtttttatagttttttttaaatccaataaaaaatgtatttggagtcttttattgaccttaggggttgaataaggcctaaaggtgagctaatgtACTTAGTGAGTGTGCAGGAAACCATCAAAGGGTGTACAAACTCAATATCGGTTGTTGTGTTGCAACACAGAAAGTTTGATCTTGTAACATAGGGAGTAGAATGCAAGAATCTTGAGATTGCCTTTGGTACCACAACACAACCATTGGATGTTGTGACACACCGCTGAAGCTACCCTAAACCTGAGCATACTGCCTTTCATGTCGCAACATAGGCACTAGGGTGTTGCAACATCAGTCTTGTACGGGAAACACTTACAAGCTAGGGGTGTTTTAGTCTGCACAATCAAAAGTTAAATACAATAGCGTTAGTTGACCTAGGTTAAGGACGACAGCAACCCTAActttataaataggctcttaaacACTTGTTAAAGGACAACTTTTGATATTCAaagtttttctttgtaatttagtttttagtttttttttctttctcttagggTTTAGATTTCTTTTTAGTTCTTTTCATTTGTGTTCTATAAAGAACTTGATTTGTAGACGCAATCAAACTATTTTGGATTTCTGCTCTTTCATCAATCAAATACAATCAGAATTCTCTTAAACTTCActcttgatttattatttatgcatatcttatttatcaagtttACTGTGTTTATAGAtttcatgaggaactaatcctcttataagggattagtgagtggaagtatgaataattaactattttgtagggattTCTTAATGGATCAGCTGTTCAGGAAAGGAATAATCTAAACcgttgacaaccctaggaagccattaaggtgggaattaacccaaatttggtatggcctatccgtgaacaccttaatcCTAAATCGatctggactgtgaggttgaaagataagtagttctttttGACTCAGCATTTCAGGAGATGTATCGGAAGATCTGCTagggtattgactagttgattaaACAAGAAAACCCGAGACGATAGTTGATTATGACTaccgaagtgagctaatcacccatgtttagatttgattagacttatattttagttattcaaAGTTCACTTTATTTATGCAATTCTTATTCATTcataaaaacctaaaaatctcTTCTTTACATTTTGTCGTAATATGATTTATCTAGAttactaattaattctatttgcATTTAGGTTAAATTTAATCTAGTattcgcctcccttgggtatgatcctcggagtactcacccacTTTGttataactatattacaacctaacccgtATACTTGTAGACACCGCCTTTATTCCACATCtttagttgcagtattcacaccCTGGACATTGGTACGTTGGAGGCAGTCAATTTTAATGGATAAAAGGGATTTTGTGGtaatatttcaattatttaaatggaaattatcCACTTTTAAATAATAATGGATGGTTGGTGCTtatgtgtaaaagaaaaatattttttattgtaacaacccattttcagtaaaataggaacggtggtttcagggtcacaaatctaaagtcaaaaaaatattttattattattttgtttcctacagcatgatagtagtactgtataaaaatttcgtttagaaattttatcgtttacatgctcaatttgttTAAAAGGACTAACTTGCTTAAAgttcaaaagttgagttctagtagctaaaggtattaaatagctatagaactttaaattttaagtccttatatggaaattagaccatttatatGTTAATGGATGAGAATGATTTGGCagtattgaaattttgattaattttaaaagttaattaagtaattaagtaattaaatgataattaaaataggtaaaatgctTTCATCTTCTTGAATAAAACATTTCAACCAATtttagcaaggagaaaccatagCCAGGCTCGGCCACGCTTGTCTTGCTTGATTAGGTATGTAATTTgtcccttttttattatttctatgttttcgggatcattgtagcttaatctagcaagcccagggactaatttatgaaactattaaactattagggtttttcattgtttaaaatacatgattttttatgtttgatgataaaaaatggatggttgttgttagataaacaacttttgtaaagagatttttggtgaaattgtcaaatagggagtaaattgaaaaatagaaaattttacatggtgaaattgtgaaatgaatcaaTATAGGGCTTTCTAGGGACCTAATTGCTATTCAGGTATAGTGGGTTGTGgtggaatttcatgaatttccattttatgagctagggactaaattgcaaagaaattaaaagtatagggacaaaatgttaattttcccaaaatatgattttgggttaaattgaatgaaatatatattgaattaagttaaatttatccgtatagatcaAGACAAACCTTGTACGGCTTTAGATGGGCAAAGAGAAATCTCGGGTTAGAcgcctccgtatctacgtatactcgtcgaggtaagtccgtgtaaTTAAATcgattttatatgtttttaattgaataataCATGTATTGTgaaatctcatacatatataccgattttgtaacgacccgaattttaaggttatcagaaaaatatattttcgggtctccgtttctaaaaaaaatggattagtaaataattattaaaaatatttatgaggttagtcgaggggttaattagagtttaatgaagtaaatttagcttaattaaggataaatggataaaatgattaaattgaatgaagtgtgaaagtttaattatagaataaagaaaattgaggGGATTAAATAAGCAAATAAGCCAAAGTGAGTGCCAagtgtgtgataaaaataaaatacgtgTGATAAATAatgtacatacatttgtaatacatgtatgtatttacttattatttaagtaagtattaatgtatttattattattaaattgatattatatgataaataaataaaagaaagacaagtgtatgaaaatgatttgatataagtgtataaataaaaatatacacatttgtaatacaagtatttgataataaatagatatttatttaaatattaaattattactataattattaattaatattaatattatattatattatgaaataaattaaaatagtgacaaatgtgtggtaattataaaataaatgtgtaataaattgaatacatacatttgtaatatgtatatttaattattagtagatatttattatttataaaaaata
Protein-coding sequences here:
- the LOC107887696 gene encoding uncharacterized protein translates to MAIAAPPPLNLSPYLDPQQQPRLQTEFNPIKRVPFLSSRNPLLCVCKLHRYNFKCCLPSSSSTNSVTPAQYYSFLDESFWGSRVLTNEELEKFKALESFVYLQELESGSLWVRVMRIEEMDMTVGLLALSFAESMFMSLQYEALLRFFVKQYLIERRASMPHAVTLVGFYREEGGKRAEELAGTVEVCFDKRGANASPPTPTPPRNSPYICNMTVTKELRSLGSIESGFIVILSEVHVELGKGEGGGRGWVPQSQHQAKKLLWWDLAVTEKVGPYEMKGYSQEYPRGHPHRWLMLVSIEED